The Corynebacterium jeddahense genome has a window encoding:
- a CDS encoding NUDIX domain-containing protein, which produces MLGDGNGWVVAPDGTKLWGLHGAAGLFLLAGEGADARLLLQHRATWTAQGGMWGIPGGAIDSHESPAEAAVRESVEECAIDPALVAVERELVTTELPNWRYTTVIARTTTGAPLPVTANEESEELRWVPLADVASFTLHPGFAESLPRLMGHTETHD; this is translated from the coding sequence ATGCTTGGCGACGGAAACGGCTGGGTCGTAGCACCCGACGGCACGAAACTCTGGGGCCTGCACGGCGCCGCCGGATTGTTCCTCCTCGCGGGCGAGGGCGCGGACGCGCGCCTGCTGCTTCAGCACCGCGCGACGTGGACCGCCCAGGGCGGCATGTGGGGCATCCCAGGCGGCGCGATCGACTCCCACGAGTCCCCGGCGGAGGCCGCCGTGCGCGAGTCCGTCGAGGAGTGCGCGATCGACCCCGCGCTCGTCGCCGTGGAGCGCGAACTCGTGACCACGGAGCTGCCGAACTGGCGCTACACCACCGTCATCGCCCGCACCACCACCGGCGCGCCGCTGCCCGTCACCGCAAACGAGGAGTCCGAGGAGCTGCGCTGGGTGCCCCTCGCCGACGTCGCCTCCTTCACCCTCCACCCAGGGTTCGCGGAGTCCCTGCCCAGGCTCATGGGGCATACTGAAACGCATGATTGA
- a CDS encoding glutamate ABC transporter substrate-binding protein: MRRPATATAASLIAASLLAGCADGGAPERVEATITTPSPTRDPLPLPPGALLDEPSGPPATPYMPEKLDWEGSLNPRLAPAGAPTPNVDRIRKRGRLIVGIDQSLYLLSYRDTASGHLRGLEVDLAQAIADDIFGTESGRGTLDLRFVDSAARADALNRGDVDVVIRTMSITPERAQQIEFSTPYLETRVRVLAPKDRGIESLNDLDGKTVCIVDGTNLAQMARTFAPNSSLLRTRSWSDCLMSTQQFQADAIMADDAILAGIAAQDPYTDILPGSLSTQYYGVGLPKGGDDIVRQVNSTIERMRNDGSLRQLYATWLGGSVVDASPPALRYRTDE; the protein is encoded by the coding sequence GTGAGGCGGCCCGCGACTGCAACCGCCGCGTCGCTTATCGCCGCGTCGCTGCTCGCCGGGTGCGCTGACGGCGGCGCGCCGGAGCGGGTGGAGGCGACGATCACGACGCCCTCCCCCACCCGCGACCCGCTGCCCCTGCCGCCCGGCGCGCTGCTCGACGAGCCCTCCGGCCCGCCCGCGACCCCGTACATGCCGGAAAAGCTGGACTGGGAGGGCTCGCTCAACCCGCGCCTCGCGCCGGCCGGGGCGCCCACGCCGAACGTGGACCGCATCCGCAAGCGCGGGCGCCTCATCGTCGGCATCGACCAGTCGCTCTACCTCCTGTCCTACCGCGACACGGCCTCCGGCCACCTGCGCGGGCTCGAGGTGGACCTGGCGCAGGCCATCGCGGACGACATCTTCGGCACGGAGAGCGGGCGCGGGACGCTCGACCTGCGCTTCGTCGACTCGGCGGCACGCGCGGACGCGCTCAACCGCGGGGACGTGGACGTGGTCATCCGCACGATGTCCATCACCCCGGAGCGCGCCCAGCAAATCGAGTTCTCCACCCCGTACCTCGAAACCCGGGTGCGCGTGCTCGCCCCGAAGGACCGCGGCATCGAGAGCCTCAACGACTTGGACGGTAAGACGGTGTGCATCGTCGACGGCACGAACCTCGCGCAGATGGCCCGCACGTTCGCCCCGAATTCCTCGCTGCTGCGCACCCGCTCGTGGTCGGACTGCCTCATGTCCACGCAGCAGTTCCAGGCGGACGCCATCATGGCGGACGACGCGATCCTCGCCGGCATTGCCGCGCAGGACCCGTACACCGACATCCTGCCGGGCAGCCTGTCCACGCAGTACTACGGCGTCGGCCTACCGAAGGGCGGGGACGACATTGTGCGGCAGGTCAATTCCACGATCGAGCGGATGCGTAACGACGGCTCCCTGCGGCAGCTCTACGCCACCTGGCTGGGCGGGTCCGTGGTGGACGCGTCGCCGCCCGCGCTGCGCTACAGGACGGATGAGTGA